From Heliomicrobium undosum, the proteins below share one genomic window:
- a CDS encoding DUF3793 family protein: protein MGASYGLWKDSLAEKDIRQARFEKWLFVNLSRVLFAGKAGEFIRFQEPFFGKDIASTLRQARQLARDWGVEIFLLKRCEKCAWVLFYREPQVRASLKRFGRLRQYRNKPLPWPLDVQPFLFHLKGRWCKGGQLPHEIGLALGYPLKDVLGFLGLSPLPKKHVCEWCIYGDVAPSLRLKERFDRANQWALDFVESSRLELIRDEARRLSA, encoded by the coding sequence ATGGGAGCGTCTTATGGTCTATGGAAAGACAGCCTAGCAGAAAAGGACATCCGCCAAGCGCGATTTGAAAAATGGCTTTTTGTCAACCTCTCCAGGGTCCTCTTTGCAGGAAAGGCCGGCGAGTTTATCCGCTTTCAAGAACCCTTCTTCGGAAAAGACATCGCATCAACGCTGAGGCAAGCCCGGCAACTGGCGCGCGATTGGGGTGTGGAAATATTCCTGCTCAAGCGCTGCGAAAAGTGCGCCTGGGTGCTCTTTTACCGTGAGCCGCAGGTCCGGGCATCGTTGAAGCGCTTCGGCCGCCTGCGGCAATACCGGAACAAGCCACTCCCCTGGCCCCTCGATGTGCAACCGTTTCTGTTCCACCTGAAGGGGCGATGGTGCAAAGGCGGCCAACTCCCGCACGAAATCGGCCTCGCCCTCGGTTACCCGCTCAAGGACGTGCTCGGTTTTCTCGGCCTTTCTCCACTGCCAAAAAAACATGTCTGTGAGTGGTGCATTTACGGTGATGTGGCGCCGTCCTTGCGGCTGAAGGAGCGCTTTGACCGGGCGAACCAATGGGCACTCGACTTCGTTGAATCGAGCCGCCTGGAACTGATCCGTGATGAGGCGCGCCGTCTTTCGGCCTAA
- a CDS encoding ZIP family metal transporter yields MTEVLLPALAAAMMTVLGALPFFFITVTHRLRDILLGLAAGMMVTAAFALLQQTPNFWLAAPGMLIGAGLLFLLLRFLPEGGRLAWLTFAAIALHNVPEGLVVGVGYAEGDKLGLLMALTIGLQNMPEGLVIVAPLLEQGVNRWKALSFVFAAAMVEPLFAVSGYALVEQVQGLLPVALGFAAGAMLYVTFRELIPDTHGHGFEEQATFAFLTGVIIMMGLGTALG; encoded by the coding sequence ATGACAGAGGTGTTGCTGCCGGCCTTGGCGGCGGCGATGATGACGGTGCTTGGGGCGCTGCCCTTTTTCTTTATCACTGTGACACACCGGTTGCGGGACATCCTATTGGGATTGGCGGCGGGCATGATGGTGACGGCAGCCTTTGCCTTGCTGCAGCAGACGCCGAACTTTTGGTTGGCCGCCCCCGGGATGCTCATCGGCGCCGGACTCCTGTTTCTCCTGTTGCGCTTCCTGCCGGAAGGCGGACGGTTGGCTTGGCTGACCTTTGCGGCCATCGCCTTGCACAACGTTCCCGAGGGTCTCGTCGTCGGTGTCGGTTATGCCGAAGGGGACAAATTAGGCCTCTTGATGGCGCTGACCATCGGCTTGCAGAACATGCCGGAAGGGCTGGTGATCGTCGCCCCGCTGCTGGAGCAGGGCGTCAACCGCTGGAAAGCGCTCTCTTTCGTCTTCGCCGCCGCCATGGTGGAGCCCTTGTTCGCCGTCTCCGGCTATGCCCTTGTGGAACAAGTGCAGGGGCTGTTGCCCGTCGCCCTCGGTTTTGCCGCCGGCGCCATGCTCTATGTCACCTTCCGCGAACTGATCCCTGATACCCATGGCCATGGTTTTGAGGAACAAGCGACCTTCGCCTTTCTCACCGGTGTGATCATCATGATGGGGTTGGGGACGGCGCTGGGATAA